In Halobacterium sp. R2-5, the following are encoded in one genomic region:
- a CDS encoding amphi-Trp domain-containing protein, with protein MPEEVLFKTEKSATRTGIAEALRDAADQIESGPVELVSDTGEQTVTVPEEPQFEVELERLTDSETGEQRYELEYEVRWTE; from the coding sequence ATGCCAGAAGAAGTGCTCTTCAAAACGGAGAAATCGGCCACGAGAACGGGGATCGCCGAGGCGTTACGCGACGCCGCGGATCAAATCGAATCGGGGCCTGTCGAGTTAGTGAGTGACACCGGAGAGCAAACCGTTACTGTCCCGGAGGAACCCCAGTTCGAGGTCGAACTCGAGCGGCTCACGGATTCGGAGACCGGTGAGCAACGCTACGAACTCGAGTACGAGGTCCGATGGACGGAGTGA
- a CDS encoding type II CAAX endopeptidase family protein yields the protein MTESTRDAGARAWIDRHRVAAFVAIAYSFTWVIQGGLAYSGMEASWTHSILIGFGGFGPPAGAAVVVWASGGSLRTWVSQMFKWRIGAKWWAVAILLPFAVLALVVVLFVLAGGPVDFSSMESPFIYLFAIAWGTVWGGGQEDLGWRGFMLPVLQERYSALAASLLVGVTWAGWHLPLFLNATTTHGGWPLSQQLLWMVSILAGSVLWTWMYNSTGGSVLAVAVFHAGINAMGIYHPADPDALVPNGVPDPWLNLLAELTGAVPLVLIALLLVVVYGPQRLANREPPGRESAGLPPEG from the coding sequence ATGACGGAATCGACCCGAGACGCTGGTGCCCGCGCGTGGATCGACCGCCACCGGGTGGCCGCGTTCGTCGCCATCGCCTATTCGTTCACGTGGGTCATCCAGGGCGGTCTCGCATACTCCGGGATGGAAGCGTCGTGGACGCACTCCATCCTCATCGGATTCGGCGGGTTCGGCCCGCCAGCCGGTGCGGCAGTCGTCGTCTGGGCGAGCGGCGGTAGCCTCCGAACGTGGGTCTCACAGATGTTCAAGTGGCGGATCGGCGCGAAGTGGTGGGCCGTCGCGATTCTGCTGCCGTTCGCCGTGCTCGCCCTCGTCGTCGTCCTGTTCGTGCTCGCCGGCGGGCCGGTCGACTTCTCCTCGATGGAGTCGCCGTTCATCTACCTGTTCGCGATAGCGTGGGGGACCGTCTGGGGCGGCGGACAGGAAGACCTCGGCTGGCGCGGATTCATGCTCCCCGTGCTCCAGGAACGGTACAGCGCGCTCGCCGCCAGCCTCCTCGTCGGGGTCACGTGGGCCGGCTGGCACCTCCCGCTGTTCCTCAACGCCACGACGACCCACGGCGGATGGCCGCTCTCCCAGCAGCTCCTCTGGATGGTCTCGATTCTCGCCGGGTCGGTCCTCTGGACGTGGATGTACAACAGCACCGGCGGGAGCGTCCTCGCCGTCGCCGTCTTCCACGCCGGCATCAACGCGATGGGTATCTACCACCCCGCTGACCCGGACGCGCTCGTCCCGAACGGCGTCCCCGACCCGTGGCTGAACCTCCTCGCCGAACTCACCGGTGCCGTACCGCTCGTGCTGATCGCGCTCCTCCTCGTCGTCGTCTACGGACCGCAGCGGCTGGCGAACCGCGAGCCGCCGGGCCGCGAATCCGCCGGCCTCCCGCCGGAGGGATAA
- a CDS encoding heavy metal translocating P-type ATPase, whose translation MISDETPPSTCTLAIESRGGRSESGARALERALQRTAGVSDVDASFRSGQVRITFDGDVTSEAELARAVENHGVSLRDDTDAGGSRTQSDLRRESVFVALTFAGMIGGLVAGWLDVPSVVSQLSYVVAYAFGGWYGLKGAVETLRHRAVDIDLLMIVAALGAFSIGAPFEGAMLLFLFSLSNVLQHYAIGRSRRAIKSLVEMRPDTARVLRDGEAVTVPIDDVAVDDVFVVRPGDRIPLDGTVESGESTVDEAALTGESMPVPKQPGDEVFGGTINESGSLEIRVTRQAHESAITRLIHMVEEAQSEKAPTQRLIDRLEQPYVLGVFALTTAAIAVPLALGAEFTSTFYRAMTLMVAASPCAVIISTPAAVLSAIASGGRQGVLFKGGEHVEAAATIDAVAFDKTGTLTEGNTQLTDVLVRDSPGSDSLDEAQLLSLTAAVQSRSEHHLAEATVDAAAERGVDVPEATGFQAAAGKGVRAAVRDDVVHIGNRSYLETVLGDASVDGLDVGLDTMADLENEGKTSVVVVRETDDRVRVLGWLAFTDTVRPGAADMVERLRALGVDHVVMLTGDNERVANRVADEVGIDEVQAALLPEEKVDSVEELVSRYENVAMVGDGVNDAPALATATLGIAMGGAGTDVALETADVVLMGDDISKIPYVLGLGRKTRRTLTVNLAIAFGAIALMVGTILLRGIPLPLAVVGHEGSTVLVSLNGLRLLGFRE comes from the coding sequence ATGATCTCGGACGAAACCCCGCCGTCGACCTGCACGCTCGCCATCGAGTCGCGCGGCGGCCGGAGCGAATCCGGCGCCCGCGCTCTCGAGCGGGCGCTACAGCGGACAGCCGGGGTCAGCGACGTCGACGCCTCGTTCCGCTCCGGCCAGGTCCGGATCACGTTCGACGGCGACGTCACGTCCGAAGCTGAACTCGCCCGAGCGGTCGAAAACCACGGTGTCTCACTGCGAGACGACACGGATGCCGGTGGCAGCCGAACGCAGTCAGACCTCCGCCGCGAATCGGTGTTCGTCGCGCTGACGTTCGCTGGAATGATCGGCGGGCTGGTCGCAGGGTGGCTCGACGTCCCGAGCGTCGTCTCACAGCTCAGCTACGTCGTCGCGTACGCTTTCGGCGGCTGGTACGGACTCAAGGGCGCTGTCGAGACGCTCCGGCACCGGGCGGTCGACATCGACCTATTGATGATCGTCGCCGCGCTCGGCGCGTTCTCGATCGGCGCACCGTTCGAGGGCGCGATGCTGTTGTTCCTGTTCTCGCTGTCGAACGTCCTCCAGCACTACGCCATCGGGCGGTCGCGGCGGGCGATCAAGTCGCTCGTGGAGATGCGACCCGACACTGCACGGGTGCTCCGCGACGGGGAGGCCGTCACCGTCCCCATCGACGACGTCGCAGTCGACGACGTGTTCGTCGTTCGGCCCGGCGACCGCATCCCGCTCGACGGCACCGTCGAATCCGGCGAGAGCACGGTGGACGAGGCCGCTCTCACGGGCGAGTCGATGCCCGTCCCGAAACAGCCCGGTGACGAGGTCTTCGGCGGGACGATCAACGAGAGCGGCAGTCTCGAAATCCGAGTGACGCGGCAGGCCCACGAGTCGGCGATCACCCGGCTCATCCACATGGTCGAGGAGGCGCAGAGCGAGAAAGCACCGACACAGCGACTCATCGACCGGCTCGAGCAACCGTACGTGCTCGGTGTGTTCGCGCTCACCACCGCGGCCATCGCAGTTCCGCTCGCTCTCGGCGCCGAGTTCACGAGCACGTTCTACCGGGCGATGACGCTCATGGTCGCGGCCTCGCCGTGTGCCGTCATCATCTCCACGCCGGCGGCTGTCCTCTCGGCAATCGCGTCGGGTGGGCGGCAGGGCGTTCTCTTCAAGGGCGGCGAACACGTCGAAGCGGCGGCGACCATCGACGCCGTCGCCTTCGACAAGACGGGGACGCTCACCGAAGGCAACACGCAACTGACTGACGTACTTGTCCGGGACAGTCCGGGGAGCGACTCGCTCGACGAAGCGCAGCTGCTCTCGCTGACTGCGGCCGTCCAGTCGCGGTCGGAACACCACTTGGCCGAGGCGACTGTGGACGCGGCCGCCGAACGAGGAGTCGACGTTCCCGAAGCAACTGGGTTCCAGGCGGCCGCCGGCAAGGGCGTACGGGCGGCCGTCCGGGACGACGTCGTTCACATCGGGAACCGCAGTTACCTCGAGACGGTCCTCGGGGACGCGTCGGTCGACGGGCTAGATGTCGGGCTGGACACGATGGCGGACTTGGAGAACGAGGGGAAGACGAGCGTGGTCGTCGTCCGGGAGACTGACGACCGGGTCCGAGTCCTCGGCTGGCTCGCGTTCACGGACACCGTCCGCCCCGGAGCCGCGGACATGGTCGAGCGGCTCCGAGCGTTGGGCGTCGACCACGTCGTCATGCTGACCGGGGACAACGAGCGCGTCGCCAACCGTGTCGCTGACGAGGTCGGCATCGACGAGGTGCAGGCCGCACTCCTGCCGGAGGAGAAAGTCGACAGCGTCGAGGAGCTGGTGTCTCGCTACGAGAACGTCGCGATGGTCGGCGACGGCGTCAACGACGCGCCGGCACTGGCGACCGCGACACTCGGCATCGCAATGGGCGGCGCCGGGACCGACGTCGCGCTCGAAACGGCCGACGTCGTCCTGATGGGCGACGACATCAGCAAGATCCCCTACGTCCTCGGTCTCGGCCGCAAGACACGCCGGACGCTCACGGTCAACCTCGCGATCGCCTTCGGCGCAATCGCGCTCATGGTCGGCACGATTCTCCTTCGAGGCATCCCGTTACCCCTCGCCGTGGTCGGACACGAAGGTTCGACGGTGCTCGTCTCGCTGAACGGACTGCGACTGCTCGGATTCCGCGAGTAG
- a CDS encoding SHOCT domain-containing protein produces the protein MTNLLRTRGLGPLVLVAVGALALATVAGVALTHGAMPGRGMWHAGGTWTDGHMSGWGLPGWGMLFFGLLWMTVLLAIPAYLVYRLATRSAGGSRSEDGALAVLREQYARGEVDDEEFERRRSRLADDESR, from the coding sequence ATGACTAACCTACTTCGTACACGCGGTCTCGGCCCCCTCGTCCTCGTTGCCGTCGGAGCGCTCGCGCTCGCGACCGTCGCCGGCGTCGCCCTGACGCACGGGGCGATGCCGGGAAGGGGGATGTGGCACGCCGGCGGTACGTGGACCGACGGCCACATGTCCGGGTGGGGCCTACCAGGCTGGGGGATGCTGTTCTTCGGGCTCCTCTGGATGACTGTTCTCCTCGCGATTCCTGCCTATCTCGTCTACCGGCTGGCGACGCGCTCTGCTGGCGGGAGCCGTAGCGAGGACGGCGCACTCGCCGTCCTCCGGGAGCAGTACGCCCGCGGCGAGGTCGACGACGAAGAGTTCGAACGCCGGCGCTCGCGGCTCGCGGACGACGAGAGCCGCTGA
- a CDS encoding universal stress protein, which produces MYDRIVVPVDGSDEARHAARRGLELARVFDATVHVLHVVERKALRLTETASEKTRLGERGEELLSEIADLAAEFDRPVTTHLTDGKPGVEISEFADEQNADLIVVGRQGLTGLGKRLLGGVTEHVLHRSDVPVFVVPRENHESEKRAGYSRVLVPTDGSESAEAATPHGVAIARHFDSTIHVLNVIDLQAAGGAFNAGGLDKAFIERLETRGRDAVGRVADEISRTATDVEVQTAVERTTSYKGAAAGVQDYVKNDEIDVVVMSSHGRSNLERQLIGSVASTVLRTVDVPVLVVKRPS; this is translated from the coding sequence ATGTACGACCGGATCGTGGTCCCCGTCGATGGAAGTGACGAGGCCAGGCACGCAGCGAGGCGTGGTCTCGAACTCGCCCGAGTCTTCGACGCGACTGTCCACGTGCTTCACGTGGTCGAACGGAAAGCGCTGCGGCTGACAGAAACCGCCAGTGAGAAAACACGACTCGGAGAGCGGGGCGAGGAGCTCCTGAGCGAAATCGCGGACCTCGCAGCGGAGTTCGACCGCCCCGTGACCACGCATCTGACTGACGGCAAGCCCGGGGTCGAAATTAGTGAGTTTGCGGACGAACAGAACGCCGACCTGATCGTCGTTGGGCGACAGGGCTTGACCGGACTCGGGAAGCGACTCCTGGGTGGCGTCACCGAACACGTCCTCCACCGGAGTGACGTCCCCGTGTTCGTCGTCCCCCGTGAGAACCACGAGTCCGAGAAGCGCGCGGGCTACTCCCGGGTACTCGTCCCGACGGATGGAAGTGAGAGCGCCGAGGCGGCTACCCCGCACGGCGTGGCGATCGCACGTCACTTCGACTCGACGATTCACGTCCTCAACGTCATAGACCTACAGGCTGCGGGAGGCGCGTTTAACGCGGGCGGCCTAGACAAAGCGTTCATCGAACGGCTGGAGACGAGGGGGCGAGACGCTGTCGGCAGGGTCGCCGACGAGATCAGCAGAACTGCCACGGACGTCGAGGTACAGACCGCCGTCGAACGGACCACGTCGTACAAGGGCGCCGCTGCGGGCGTTCAGGACTACGTGAAGAACGACGAGATCGACGTCGTCGTGATGAGTTCCCACGGCCGGTCCAACCTCGAACGCCAGCTCATCGGAAGCGTCGCTTCGACCGTTCTTCGGACAGTCGATGTCCCGGTGTTGGTCGTCAAGCGGCCTTCGTGA
- the nirK gene encoding copper-containing nitrite reductase, whose protein sequence is MTYTTTRRRVLQAAGVGGTMALAGCTVGTLTADDVQTEPLPLQQDDPDLDDARAVDVDRVAADPRDIPGPIARSEPATVEVELETREVVAEVEPGVTFTYMTFDGQIPGPLVRTRVGDTVDLTIRNHEDSSMTHNVDFHACRGPGGGAEDTNVAPGEEKHLQFKVTYPGAFIYHCAVANVDYHISGGMFGLILVEPEEGLPEVDHEFYLGQHELYTNGATGQEGHHEFDFGWMAREDPTYVLMNGEKYAITPENYAEMNVRTGETARVFYGVGGPNLLSSFHPIGSVWDEVWAQGALASEPGRYVQTTPVLPGSACVATMSFPVPGDFKLVDHALSRVARKGALAVVTAEGPENPEVFDPSG, encoded by the coding sequence ATGACATACACGACGACGCGGCGACGCGTACTGCAGGCGGCCGGCGTGGGCGGAACGATGGCACTGGCCGGCTGCACGGTCGGCACGCTGACGGCGGACGACGTCCAGACCGAGCCGCTGCCGCTCCAGCAGGACGACCCCGACCTCGACGACGCCAGAGCCGTCGACGTCGACCGCGTCGCCGCGGACCCGCGCGACATCCCGGGACCGATCGCGCGGTCCGAGCCCGCGACCGTCGAGGTCGAACTGGAGACCCGCGAGGTCGTCGCGGAGGTCGAGCCCGGCGTCACGTTCACGTACATGACCTTCGACGGGCAGATTCCCGGCCCGCTCGTCCGCACGCGCGTCGGCGACACCGTCGACCTGACGATCCGGAACCACGAGGACAGCTCGATGACGCACAACGTCGACTTCCACGCGTGCCGCGGGCCCGGCGGCGGCGCCGAGGACACGAACGTCGCCCCCGGCGAGGAGAAACACCTCCAGTTCAAGGTGACGTACCCGGGCGCGTTCATCTACCACTGCGCGGTCGCGAACGTCGACTACCACATCTCCGGCGGGATGTTCGGTCTCATCCTCGTCGAGCCCGAGGAGGGGCTCCCGGAAGTCGACCACGAGTTCTACCTCGGCCAGCACGAGCTCTACACGAACGGCGCGACCGGCCAGGAGGGCCACCACGAGTTCGACTTCGGGTGGATGGCCCGCGAGGACCCGACGTACGTGCTGATGAACGGCGAGAAGTACGCCATCACGCCGGAGAACTACGCCGAGATGAACGTCCGCACGGGCGAGACCGCGCGGGTGTTCTACGGCGTCGGCGGCCCGAACCTGCTGTCGAGCTTCCACCCCATCGGGAGCGTCTGGGACGAGGTCTGGGCGCAGGGCGCGCTCGCGAGCGAACCCGGCCGGTACGTGCAGACGACGCCGGTGCTCCCGGGTAGCGCGTGCGTCGCGACGATGTCGTTCCCCGTGCCCGGGGACTTCAAGCTCGTCGACCACGCGCTCTCGCGGGTCGCACGCAAGGGAGCGCTGGCGGTCGTCACCGCCGAGGGTCCGGAGAACCCGGAGGTCTTCGACCCGAGCGGGTGA
- a CDS encoding pyridoxamine 5'-phosphate oxidase family protein has protein sequence MEHVEYVYTSGMTEPEVDDHLRAGEHGVLGLASDNDAYAVPLSYHYDGERFLLRVSEHDDESEKGRFLESTETATFVCYEASTNESWSIHVRGRVREWEGDVDEATLNDWFPPFRVFDEAIESVDFSVYDLAMEAVIGRKTIE, from the coding sequence ATGGAGCACGTCGAGTACGTATACACCAGCGGCATGACCGAGCCGGAAGTCGACGACCACCTGCGGGCGGGCGAACACGGTGTGCTGGGGTTAGCGAGCGACAACGATGCGTACGCGGTTCCGCTGAGCTATCACTACGACGGCGAGCGGTTCCTGCTCCGAGTGAGCGAGCACGACGATGAGAGCGAGAAGGGGCGGTTCCTCGAATCGACGGAGACTGCCACGTTCGTGTGTTACGAGGCGTCGACGAACGAGTCGTGGAGCATTCACGTTCGTGGGCGAGTCCGGGAGTGGGAGGGGGACGTCGACGAGGCCACGCTCAACGACTGGTTTCCGCCGTTTCGCGTGTTCGACGAAGCCATCGAGAGCGTCGATTTCTCCGTATACGATCTCGCGATGGAGGCCGTTATCGGTCGAAAAACCATCGAGTAG
- a CDS encoding universal stress protein, which yields MYDRILLPIDDSESVTEIHRHAAALAQETGATVQVLFVADTTRKSTTADVVGALEREGEGIVDDVASTFASRGVDYGTDVVRGSPAETIVEYAERNDYELIVLPTHARSGLSRYLLGSVTEKVVRLSSVPVLTARLRATDRLTFPYERVLVPTDGSDAALHAARHALELAASLDAAVHVLSVVDDRSLGPDIRSVLSTAELEQPARDAIADVAGVAESYDVPAVHTHVEHGAPADTIASAIDDLDTDVVVMGTTGRQGVGRILLGSVAEQTVRTAPVPVITVTHDE from the coding sequence ATGTACGACCGGATTCTGCTCCCAATCGACGACAGCGAATCGGTGACCGAAATCCACAGGCACGCGGCCGCGCTCGCGCAGGAGACCGGAGCCACCGTACAGGTGTTGTTCGTCGCGGACACGACCCGCAAGAGTACCACCGCGGACGTCGTCGGTGCGCTGGAACGAGAGGGGGAGGGTATCGTCGACGACGTCGCGAGCACGTTCGCGTCGCGGGGTGTCGACTACGGGACCGACGTCGTTCGGGGGAGTCCGGCCGAAACCATCGTGGAGTACGCCGAACGGAACGACTACGAGCTGATCGTGTTGCCGACGCACGCTCGCAGCGGCCTCTCACGGTACCTTCTGGGGAGCGTCACGGAGAAAGTCGTGCGGCTGTCCAGCGTGCCCGTGCTCACGGCGCGGCTGCGAGCCACCGACCGGCTCACGTTCCCCTACGAGCGCGTCCTCGTGCCAACGGACGGGAGCGACGCGGCGCTGCACGCCGCCAGACACGCGCTAGAGCTCGCGGCCTCGCTCGACGCGGCCGTTCACGTCCTCTCGGTCGTCGACGACAGGTCACTGGGGCCCGATATCCGGTCCGTGCTGTCGACGGCGGAACTCGAACAGCCTGCGCGCGACGCCATCGCCGACGTCGCCGGAGTGGCCGAGAGCTACGACGTCCCCGCCGTCCACACGCACGTCGAACACGGCGCGCCTGCGGACACCATCGCGTCGGCCATCGACGACCTCGATACGGACGTCGTCGTGATGGGAACGACTGGCCGCCAGGGGGTCGGGCGGATTCTCCTCGGCAGCGTCGCCGAGCAGACGGTGCGTACGGCGCCAGTCCCCGTGATAACGGTCACTCACGACGAGTGA
- a CDS encoding universal stress protein produces MFDNILVPTDGSDCAETAVGYAEDLGARYGATVHALCVVDPRTIEHGPHYDDVKREHTEVAENTSAELSSGGLSAKPVVLTDVPHKAILQYVTEQDIDLVVMGTHGRTGVERYLLGSVTEKVVRLSDVPVLTVSAANDAVTYPYTDILVPTDGSEGAAAAIGPAVDVASKYGSRIHALSVVETASLGVDVRSETVLESLEEAARDAVETVEEQAARASIAGVETAVEHGNPYRAIHSYVDEHGIDLVTMGTHGRSGIERYLLGSVTEKTVRTSPVPVMTVRQSE; encoded by the coding sequence ATGTTCGACAACATCCTCGTTCCGACCGACGGCAGCGACTGTGCCGAAACGGCCGTCGGCTACGCCGAAGACCTGGGGGCGCGCTACGGCGCCACTGTACACGCGTTGTGCGTGGTCGATCCACGGACGATAGAGCACGGCCCGCACTACGACGACGTGAAGAGAGAACACACGGAAGTCGCGGAGAACACGTCTGCGGAACTCTCTTCTGGTGGTCTATCGGCGAAGCCGGTCGTCCTCACCGACGTCCCTCACAAGGCGATTCTACAGTACGTAACCGAACAGGACATCGACCTCGTCGTGATGGGAACGCACGGCCGGACCGGTGTCGAACGGTACCTCCTCGGGAGCGTCACCGAGAAAGTCGTCCGGCTCTCGGACGTGCCAGTGTTGACGGTGAGCGCGGCAAATGACGCAGTCACGTACCCCTACACGGACATCCTAGTCCCGACGGACGGGAGCGAGGGGGCTGCGGCTGCTATCGGGCCCGCCGTCGACGTCGCCAGTAAATACGGTTCCCGTATACACGCGCTCTCCGTCGTCGAGACGGCGTCGCTGGGCGTCGACGTGCGTTCCGAGACGGTCCTCGAATCACTCGAAGAAGCAGCCCGGGACGCCGTGGAAACCGTCGAAGAGCAGGCTGCCAGAGCATCCATCGCCGGAGTCGAAACCGCGGTCGAACACGGGAATCCATACCGGGCGATCCACTCGTACGTAGACGAACACGGTATCGATCTCGTCACGATGGGGACGCACGGCCGCAGTGGCATCGAGAGATACCTCCTCGGGAGTGTTACGGAGAAAACGGTGCGTACGTCACCAGTACCCGTGATGACGGTTCGCCAATCAGAGTGA
- a CDS encoding DoxX family protein: MSTLDSGMNQLESRVGGLTVGGKVHSLSAWFVLALRLMMGYAFAYSGFTKITGEFGAGGYLSNVAATNGNPLAGVFAWMGSTPWFVEFANVAVPWGELFIGLGLLVGALVRLAAFFGALMMLMFYFGNWDVSHGFINGDFAYMLVFLAVAAFAAGRILGLDQYIEQYEVGGEALVERYPVLEYVLG, from the coding sequence ATGTCCACACTCGATTCAGGCATGAACCAGCTCGAGAGCAGAGTCGGCGGACTGACCGTCGGCGGGAAAGTCCACAGCCTCAGCGCGTGGTTCGTGCTCGCGCTCCGTCTCATGATGGGGTACGCGTTCGCGTACTCCGGGTTCACGAAGATCACCGGCGAGTTCGGCGCCGGCGGCTACCTCTCGAACGTCGCGGCGACGAACGGCAACCCGCTCGCGGGCGTGTTCGCGTGGATGGGGTCGACGCCGTGGTTCGTCGAGTTCGCGAACGTCGCCGTGCCGTGGGGCGAGCTGTTCATCGGTCTGGGCCTGCTCGTCGGCGCGCTCGTCCGCCTCGCGGCGTTCTTCGGCGCGCTCATGATGCTCATGTTCTACTTCGGGAACTGGGACGTGAGTCACGGGTTCATCAACGGGGACTTCGCGTACATGCTCGTGTTCCTCGCGGTCGCCGCGTTCGCCGCGGGCCGCATCCTCGGGCTCGACCAGTACATCGAACAGTACGAGGTCGGCGGCGAAGCGCTCGTCGAGCGCTACCCCGTCCTCGAATACGTCCTCGGCTGA
- a CDS encoding DUF2267 domain-containing protein: MNFDEFTGELQHRLEFSDTGETVRAIRATLSTLGQRIPEGNAADLAGSLPMEIKWYLTGPVDEHGQRFDWQEFVTRVSDIEGADRTDAAYHAQVVVDFVETQVPASDFRQLRDQLPADESWEKLFGVVDAGGWGDAEGAQTGGSPQASGDE, encoded by the coding sequence ATGAACTTCGACGAATTCACCGGCGAACTCCAGCATCGCCTCGAGTTCTCCGACACCGGCGAGACCGTGCGCGCGATTCGCGCGACGCTATCGACGCTCGGCCAGCGCATCCCCGAGGGGAACGCCGCCGACCTCGCGGGCTCGCTGCCGATGGAGATCAAGTGGTATCTCACCGGTCCCGTCGACGAGCACGGTCAGCGCTTCGACTGGCAGGAGTTCGTCACCCGGGTCAGCGACATCGAGGGAGCCGACCGTACCGACGCCGCCTACCACGCGCAGGTCGTCGTCGACTTCGTCGAGACCCAGGTGCCGGCGTCGGACTTCCGCCAGCTCCGCGACCAACTCCCCGCGGACGAGAGCTGGGAGAAGCTGTTCGGAGTCGTCGACGCGGGCGGCTGGGGTGACGCCGAAGGAGCGCAGACTGGTGGCAGCCCGCAGGCGAGCGGTGACGAGTAG
- a CDS encoding winged helix-turn-helix domain-containing protein, with translation MTEESDPSEIFATLDDEYARDILVATKTDRLSAKELSEECDMSRPTVSRRVTRLVEQGFLEEYTHVDPGGRHYSEYEACLERVEVRLEAGGFDVQIDVRADPADRITTIFEEMRGD, from the coding sequence GTGACCGAGGAGTCCGACCCGTCGGAGATCTTCGCCACCCTCGACGACGAGTACGCCCGCGACATCCTCGTGGCGACGAAGACCGACCGACTGTCCGCGAAGGAACTCAGCGAGGAATGTGACATGTCACGCCCGACCGTCTCGCGCCGTGTCACCCGCCTCGTCGAGCAGGGGTTCCTCGAGGAGTACACGCACGTCGATCCCGGCGGACGGCATTACAGCGAGTACGAGGCGTGCCTCGAACGCGTCGAAGTCCGCCTCGAGGCAGGGGGCTTCGACGTCCAGATCGACGTCCGGGCGGACCCCGCCGACCGGATCACGACTATCTTCGAGGAGATGCGGGGGGACTGA
- a CDS encoding universal stress protein, which yields MYDHILVATDGSATAQRASAHAVELAGQAGADLHAVYVIETRTGYDNAIVDPEVVRQNFQEEGEAALAAIEDQAGPALAVTTAIREGVPHEEVLAHVDENDVGLVVVGSKGRSAFKTRLLGSTAEAVLHSARVPVLVVNDNVP from the coding sequence ATGTACGACCACATCCTCGTTGCGACCGACGGAAGCGCCACTGCACAGCGAGCGTCGGCCCACGCGGTCGAGTTAGCCGGGCAAGCCGGAGCGGACCTCCACGCCGTGTACGTCATCGAGACGAGAACGGGCTACGACAACGCGATCGTCGATCCCGAAGTCGTCCGTCAAAACTTCCAAGAGGAAGGCGAAGCGGCTCTGGCCGCTATCGAAGACCAGGCCGGTCCGGCCCTCGCCGTGACGACCGCGATTCGAGAAGGCGTCCCCCACGAGGAGGTCCTCGCGCACGTCGACGAGAACGACGTCGGGCTCGTGGTCGTGGGGTCGAAAGGGCGTTCGGCATTCAAGACCCGGTTGCTCGGCAGCACGGCGGAAGCGGTCTTACACTCGGCCCGTGTGCCGGTCTTAGTGGTCAACGACAACGTCCCCTAG